Below is a genomic region from Methanobacterium sp..
AATTCGTGATCTGCTTGACATTTATACAAATCCAGAACAAGAAATTAAAGTAATCGAGCCGGTAGATATTAAGGATTTCCTTCCAAAAGGAGGGTTTTCGCTGCAGTCGGTCATGATGAAACTTGTTATGGGCAATGCAAACAGAAAGTGGGAGAAAAATCCTTATTATTTTGACCATGAGGATGCGGTCGCTGTACAGGAAGCATATTGGGAAAAATATGTCTTCAATACAGTTCTTCTTGAACTTGAGCCTTCTGAAACGAAATCTCTTTTAAAACAGTGTAGAAATAAAGGTGTTTCAATTGGTTCTGCAGTAATAGCAGCGTTTATAGTAGCCCATGAAGATATTGCCGGCCAATTCGTTAAAAACCAGAAGCAGTTATGGGTCCCCTTTGACATGCGGAGACACGCGACTACCTCAGTCGATGATGTTTTTGGTCTTTGTATTGGGGCGCCTCGGTTTTCATATACTTACAATGCAAAAAAACCGTTCTGGGAGAATGCAGCAGTTTTACATAAAGAAATCCATAAAAAAGTTGCAAAATTAGACTCTCACACCATGGAAACTCCAGATTCTCATCCTACATTTATGGATGCATTGTCTTCGTTTGCACTTCTTAAAGAAGTTGTTCCTGAAGCATATACTAAAACAGAGAATTTGAAGAGGTATTTCCAGGATGAAAATAATATTACTTTCTCCTTTGCAAAAAGGTCCAGAAGCATGGTTCCAGGCACAATTCCTTCAAATTTAGGGCCACTTGACATACCTGAAACCTATGGCGACCTTCAAATTGATGAAATGATATTTTTCCCTGTAATAAGTGATTCTGTCCCTCTAAATCTTGGAGGGGTTAGTATTGGTGATAAAATGGTATTCTCTCTTAGCTATCCTGAGCCAAGGGATAGGGGAAATAACATGACTGGTGAAATGATTCAGATTCGTAATAGGGCTCTGGAATATCTGGGTTTTCCAGATAAAGCAAGCAAAAAAGCTATTGGCTAATTATGTATGAATAAAATGATGAATAAGGGGATTAAATCATGTCAATTGTAAAAGTAAATGATATAGATATGTATTATGAAATTCATGGCGAAGGTGAACCGTTAGTATTAATTGCAGGTTTGGGTATGGATATAAGCATGTGGGGCACTGCACATGAAATATACAAGAAATATAAGGTTATCATGTTTGATAACCGTGGAGTTGGTAGAACTGATAAACCAGAGGAGCCATATTCTATTGAGTTAATGGCTGATGATACAGTTGGCCTTATGAATAAACTTGGAATAAAACGTGCTCATATTATGGGCGTATCTATGGGGGGTTGTATTGCCCAAACAATTGCCATAAAATATCCTGAGCGGGTAAATGGTTTGATGTTACATGTTACTTACCCTAAATCGCCCCATTATGATCCTCAAGTTGCAGTTATGTTTGAGCAACTGCGTGCTATGGTAAAACAACCCGGATTTCTGGATAATTTGGGTAAGTATCCACCGACTGTTGATTCATTTATCCGACAATTCGATGCAATACTTGAATTTGATTGTTTAAAACAATTAAATAAGATTAGAGCGCCTACAATTATAATAAATGGTAAAAATGATGTTTCTAATCCGATTAAAAATGGTGAAGAGCTCGAATCAGGAATAAAAGATTCTAAATTGATCCTAGTTAATGGTGACCATCTGGTTTTGGGTACAAATCCAGAACTAGTGGTTGCTCCTGTTCTTGAATTCCTGAAAGAAGTTGATGCTAAATCTGTAGGGGAGTAAACTTCATGTCAAAAGCAAAATTAGATAACCTGGATAACGGATCAGATGTTACAAATATCTCAAAATACACTCGTAAAATCTCTAATCTTGAAAGGGTCTTTTTATGGCACCCTAACTGCAATGTATCCATGGTTACAAGGATCAAAGGAAATGTTTCGCAGGAAAGGCTTCGCAGTGCACTGAATATGGTTAAACAGATGCATCCGCTTATTGGTGCAAAGATAGTGTTTGACGATGATTATAATGCGTGGTTTTCAACTGATAATGTCCCACAACATAAAGTTAAGGTTGTTACTAGGGTTTCAGATATGCAGTGGTTCAGAGAACTGCAAAAAGAGGTTCAAACACCATTTGATCTGGAGGTTGGTCCGTTAGTCAAATTTATATTAGTGCATTCTGAGGACGTGTCTGATCTTGTAGTAATATGTAATCACAGTATTTGTGATGGAATGGCGCTTGTGTATCTGGTCCGTGACTTGCTTAACTGCTACATGAATCTTGAACATGAAATCAAAACATTATTTCCCCCTTATAATGATGAATTTCTTCCAGATAAAGGGGGCTTTTCATTATCATCAGTTTTAGCAAGACTAATCATGTATCAGGTAAACAGGAAATGGAAAAAGCATCCCTATTATTTTACACACGAGGACTATGTT
It encodes:
- a CDS encoding alpha/beta hydrolase, with product MSIVKVNDIDMYYEIHGEGEPLVLIAGLGMDISMWGTAHEIYKKYKVIMFDNRGVGRTDKPEEPYSIELMADDTVGLMNKLGIKRAHIMGVSMGGCIAQTIAIKYPERVNGLMLHVTYPKSPHYDPQVAVMFEQLRAMVKQPGFLDNLGKYPPTVDSFIRQFDAILEFDCLKQLNKIRAPTIIINGKNDVSNPIKNGEELESGIKDSKLILVNGDHLVLGTNPELVVAPVLEFLKEVDAKSVGE
- a CDS encoding condensation domain-containing protein — its product is MPTIGNGKNKGVNVNGHNYAIDTFEYIRKLSNLERMYLWSPYSDVSMVTRIKGNISEEKLRSALNIVLQMHPLAGAKIVFDDDYNAWFSTDNVLKPFFKTVKMTSDTQWLEELQREIRIPFNPETGPMIRFVLIHSETVSDLVVICNHSICDGMSLVYLIRDLLDIYTNPEQEIKVIEPVDIKDFLPKGGFSLQSVMMKLVMGNANRKWEKNPYYFDHEDAVAVQEAYWEKYVFNTVLLELEPSETKSLLKQCRNKGVSIGSAVIAAFIVAHEDIAGQFVKNQKQLWVPFDMRRHATTSVDDVFGLCIGAPRFSYTYNAKKPFWENAAVLHKEIHKKVAKLDSHTMETPDSHPTFMDALSSFALLKEVVPEAYTKTENLKRYFQDENNITFSFAKRSRSMVPGTIPSNLGPLDIPETYGDLQIDEMIFFPVISDSVPLNLGGVSIGDKMVFSLSYPEPRDRGNNMTGEMIQIRNRALEYLGFPDKASKKAIG